The proteins below are encoded in one region of Atribacteraceae bacterium:
- the panD gene encoding aspartate 1-decarboxylase → MQRILCKSKIHKATVTDANLNYEGSITIDEALMDAANLLPYEKVQVVNNNNGARFETYIISGKRDSGTICLNGAAARLVQPGDLLIIISYAQLDEAELTDFQPKIVTVNEKNQVTGIKNKEHTASATNFEP, encoded by the coding sequence ATGCAAAGAATACTGTGTAAGTCAAAAATCCACAAAGCCACCGTCACCGACGCCAACCTGAATTACGAGGGCAGCATCACCATCGACGAAGCTCTGATGGACGCCGCAAACCTGTTACCCTATGAAAAAGTCCAAGTAGTCAACAACAACAACGGTGCCCGCTTCGAAACATACATCATTTCCGGAAAACGAGACTCAGGCACCATCTGCCTGAACGGCGCCGCTGCCCGCCTCGTCCAGCCCGGTGACCTTCTCATCATTATTTCCTACGCCCAACTCGACGAAGCTGAATTGACCGACTTCCAGCCCAAAATCGTCACCGTCAACGAAAAAAACCAGGTTACCGGCATCAAAAACAAAGAACATACCGCCTCAGCAACCAACTTTGAACCCTAA